The stretch of DNA TTCTACCAATTGTTATACTATCGGTTATAACTTTCATAATATTTGCAGTATTTGAAGAAGTTAATAAATTTGACCCAAATGAAAAAAGATTAGAGTGTCAAGAAAAAACAAAAACATTTGAAAAGATAAATTTCGAAGATCCAATATGGAAGGCTAATAATCTAATTGAAACAAATAATTTCACAATTAAATCAAATATAGAATATTCAAAATATATGGATAGTTATTTAGTTAATGTATTAGATATTAAACAAGCAGATAAGATATTAAATGATGTATTAAAAAAATACATTGTTTCAAATAAACCAAGTGATAAAAACCTGTTAATTGATTACTATATATATGAGAATGATAAAGAAGACCCAAGTAAAAAAGGTAAAAAGTCGAAACTTTTTGCTGGTTATCTTGTATTTGCTTTTAAAGTTGATGGAAAATTAGTTTACAAAATTCAATCTGATTATATGGATATAGACGGGAAAGATATAAAAGAAAGAATGGATTGTATAATTAAATCTTTCTTATCAATTAAATAAATGAATAAATTACAGAAAAAGATTTTTAAAGATAAGTACCATATTTCTGAAGTTGAATTTAAAAAAGAAGAGTTGATATTTAAAAGTGTAGATGAAATTATAAATGAACTAAAATTAAAAATTGATGCTCATCCCATTATTGCATTTATTGCGATATTTGATCATTATACACATACTTTATCTTTAAAAATGGGCAAAATAGATCCTAAAATTAAAAATGCTAAAAATATAATATTTTGTTTTGGAAAAGAGATTCCAAGTCCTGAAGTTTTAGCAGTTCGACCTAGAAGTATTGGAGTATGCGAATTAGAAGATTCTTATATTATAAACTATCTTCAAGCACCTAATAAAAATGTAAACAATACTATTGAAGATTTTATAAAATCTTTGAATAAATAAAAAGTAATAAAGCTTTTAAAGCTTTATTACTTTAGCACCAAAACCACCTTGTGATGGATGTGCGTCTGTATATCCTACAACTCTTGGATGTGTATCTAGAAACTGTTTAACAGCATATGATAATTTTCCTGTACCAATTCCATGATAAACTAAAACTTCATCAAAACCTGCTATTAGGGCATCTGATAGAAATTTATCTAGATTTCCAATAGCTTCATCGCTTCTTTGTCCATGTAAATCAAGTTTTACATGACCTGATGATGGTTTTTGAATTGTTACTGTTGCTTTTATAGGTTTTTTTTTTAGTTTTGGTGGGTTTCCTGATTTATGTAAATCATTTAATTTTACTTGAACTTTCATTCCCATATCATTTTCAATAAATGCTTTTGTACCTTTTATAGAAACTAATGTACCTTTTGTACTTCTATATTTTACTCTATCACCTATTTTAAGCTCAACTGGATCTTGAACTTTTGTAGTTTTAATTTCACTGGCTTTTTTATGTGCAATATTTAAATGCTGATGAGATTCTCCTACTAATTTTGCTTTAATAGCTTTTTTAGCTTCATCTCTAGCATCTTTATATTCTTTGTGTAGTTTCGATTTTTCTGAATAAATATGCTCATCAAGTGTTTCTTTTTGCTCTTCTAAATTTTTTGATAATTTTTCCATTTTAGAAATTTCACCATTTAATTTTTCAATTTTTAGCTTATATTCTTTTTCAAGTTCACTACTTCGCTCTATTAATTCATTTAATTTATCTTTATCATCACCATAAACTTCTTTTGCTTTTTTAACTACATTATTTGGAATTCCATATCTTGAAGCTGTTTCAAAAGCATAAGATCTTCCAATAGTTCCTTGTAAAAATTCATAAGTTGGTTTTCTATTTGCTTCATCATAAAGTGCAGCTATTAATTCTACTTCATCATTTGAAGCCATAAGTGCGGCTAATCTTTTATGGTGAGTTGTGATAATAATCTTTATATCTTTTTTTATTAATTCTTCAATTATTACTTTAAATAATGAAGCTGCTTCATCTGAATCTGTTCCTAATTCAATTTCATCAACTCCAACTATTGCATTTTTACTTGTGAAAAGTTTTGAGAACTCTTGCATTCTTCCTGCAAATGTAGAAATATCATTTTTTACACTTTGAGGATCATCTAAAACTGCATTTATTGATTTAAAATTTCCTATAGTTGTATCATGATGAGCTTTATAAGGGATTAGATATTTTGAAAGAAATACTGCTGATAAAATAGATTTTAACATCATAGTTTTACCACCCGCATTTACCCCTGTAATCATTACAACAGATTTTGTAAAATTAACACTTATAGGTTTTGGGTCATGAAGTGCAGGATGACAAAAATCAACCAATTTATTTACATTTTTTTTACTAGGAATTATAAAGTTTTTATCACTTACTTTTGCAAAGAATAATCTAGCTTGATAATGATCAAATCTATCAAACTCTTTGTTTATAAATTTTAGAAACATTAAGTTCTTTTCAAATAAAGAAGATATTTGCTTACATATTTTTAAAAGAATTTCTTCTTGTTTATTTAATAAATCATTCTGTTTTTGTTTTAATGCACTTACACTATGTGGAAGTACATAAAAAAATCCAGAGTTTGATCTATCAATTACAGAAGCTTTTAATATATGATTAAAGCCACCTCTTACAAGTAATGACTCTTCCCCATTTATATAATGAACTTGTGAATCAACAAGGTAAGATCTAACTTTTTGATTATTGATAATTTTGTATAAACTTTGTTTTATTTGCTCTTTATTAGCAGTTATTGAAGCTTTGATTGAATCAAATTCTTCATTAATTCCATTTTTTAATTTTGATCTATCATCAAAATAATCACAAATAGCCATAATTTCATCAGGAATAATAATCTTATCTATCCATTCTTGAAGTTTTCCATCAAAATTAAATCTTTTTAAATATGTAAAATATTTAATTATCTTTGTAAATTCAATAATATCATCAATTTTTAAGACACCCTGCTTTTGGATATGCATCAAAGCTGTATCCAAGTTGGCAACATCATTTGGTGCTTTTACATCAAATTTTTCTAATTCTTTTATTAACTTATGATGAAGATTAATATCACCTTCTAAGATAATAGACTTTTGTCTTGCTAAGTATTTTGAGAATGACTCTATATAGTCATGTAAATCTAGTTTTTTTAATATTTCTTGCATAGTGCGAATTATATCTAAATGCTCTTAATATATTTCAATCTATTTAAGCTATTTATTTATTTTTACTGATATTATTTATTTAACTTATAAATAAGGCCAACTCTATGACAATGGAAACAATAATTACCTTTGCTAGTATTTCAATACTTTTAGTTATATCACCAGGACCCAATGGTGTACTTTTTCTAAAAACTGTTCCTCTATATGGTAAAAAATGTGCAATGAGTAATCTTTTTGGAATTTTTATAGCAACCTATGTTCACGGTGCTTTATCATTTTTTGGTTTATCTGCAATTGTACTTTCTTCTTCAAATTTATTTATGCTTGTAAAAGTTACAGGAGCATTGTATTTATTATATTTAGGTCTTAAATCTTTATATTCACTATTTAAAAAAGAAAATAAATTAGAGAATAAATTAAATAAACCTATAAAAAAAGATAAAAAGAAAACTTATAAAATATTTTTTCTTGAAGGCTTTTTAACTCAGATTCTAAATCCAAAAGTATCTATGTTTTATTTAGCTGCACTTCCTCAACTTATTAATTTTAAAACAGCCAATACAATAGATATTTTTACTTTGGTATCTATACATACTTTTACTATACTTATATGGTTTACTGCTTTTATATTTTTATTAGGGAAAGGATCAAAAGCTTTTCAATCAGTATTTATAAAAAAGAGTATTCAAGGTTTAACAGGAGTTGCTTTTGTATATTTAAGCTATAAGATTTTATCTATTGAATCAAGTACAAAATAAGAAGATTCCTTATAATAAAGAGTCTTCCTTTAGTTTTTATATAAAATATTGCCAGTAAACTAAGGCAATAGCAGTAATAGCAATAATACCAATAATATTAAATACTACACCAAATTTTGCCATTTGTTTTACTTTTATAGCACCACTACTCATTGCAATTGCATTTGGTGGTGTTGCAATTGGCAGCATAAATGCATAAGAAGCACAAATCGTTGCAATCATCAATAATAAAGTCATATCCATATGTGTAGCTTCACCTAATGAATAAATAATAGGAAGCGCAATTGAAATAAGAGCTGTATTTGATGTAATCTCTGTTGTAAATGTAATAATTGCAGCAACCATTAAAATCAATACAACAACAGGTAAATCAGTTAAAGAAAGCATATAATTTGCTACTTCATTTGCTAAACCTGTATTTGAAAATGCTTTTGCAATTGTAAAACCAGCACCAAATAAGAAGATAATTTCATAAGGAATATTTTTTGCATCTTCCCATGTAATAAATCCTATTTTTGGAACAAACATTAAAAGTCCAAAACCTAATAATATTGCAGTCTCATTAAGACCTAATCCTGAATAATAAGGCTCGATTTTTGAGTTTACTAATAAAAGTGTAATTAATCCTAATAAGATATATACTAATCTTTTTTGATCAGGTAATAACTTTTCTTTTAAGTCAAGTTTATTATCAAGTTTTATATCACTTAATCCTAAAGATAAAACCCATGGAATTAAAATCAGCATAACAATAGCTAATGGTCCTGTTAATAAAATCCATTGAATAAATGCAATTGGTTCAATGGAATGTTGTTCCATAAATCCCATAAGAATCAAGTTAGGAGGTGTTCCAATTGGTGTAATAATCCCACCAATACTACATCCATAAGCAATAGCTAAAGCTAATCTTGCTTTGAATTTTATATTATCAGTTAAAAATATAGCAATTGGAATTAAAAGCAATGCCGATGTAGAGTTTGATAATATCGAACTTAACAATGCAGCTGTAATTGCTAATGAAAAAATCATTCCTCGAGGAGTTGAAGGGAAAATCATTAATAATTTATTTGAAATATATTTATGTAAATTGATTTTTTGTGTTGCAATAGCAATCATAAAACCACCCATAAAAAGAAAAATTGTCGTATTTGAATAATTTGCAGTTGTAGTTTTAATATCCAAAATCCCAAATGCAGGGAAAAGTACAATAGGAAGTAACGAAACAACACCAATTGGTAAAGCTTCGTTTGTCCACATTACAACAAGTAGAGCAATTAATGCAATCAAAATAGAATGTTGTGTATTAAAAAACATACTTGCAAGGAAAAAAAATCCTGCAGATATAACTAATGAAATAAATATATTTTTCATAGTCAATCCTTACTTTTTCTTTGGTCTAAAAGGCTTGATTACTTCTTCATTACAAACTAAGAAAGGACCCTCCATTAAATCAATACAATAAGGAATAGCAGGAAAAACTGCATCCAAACATTCTCTAATAGATTTTGGTTTTCCAGGAAGATTTACAATAAGTGAACTTCCTCTTAATCCTGCTGTTTGTCTTGAAAGAATTGCAGTTGGTACAAATTTTAAA from Poseidonibacter antarcticus encodes:
- a CDS encoding SLC13 family permease; amino-acid sequence: MKNIFISLVISAGFFFLASMFFNTQHSILIALIALLVVMWTNEALPIGVVSLLPIVLFPAFGILDIKTTTANYSNTTIFLFMGGFMIAIATQKINLHKYISNKLLMIFPSTPRGMIFSLAITAALLSSILSNSTSALLLIPIAIFLTDNIKFKARLALAIAYGCSIGGIITPIGTPPNLILMGFMEQHSIEPIAFIQWILLTGPLAIVMLILIPWVLSLGLSDIKLDNKLDLKEKLLPDQKRLVYILLGLITLLLVNSKIEPYYSGLGLNETAILLGFGLLMFVPKIGFITWEDAKNIPYEIIFLFGAGFTIAKAFSNTGLANEVANYMLSLTDLPVVVLILMVAAIITFTTEITSNTALISIALPIIYSLGEATHMDMTLLLMIATICASYAFMLPIATPPNAIAMSSGAIKVKQMAKFGVVFNIIGIIAITAIALVYWQYFI
- a CDS encoding LysE family translocator → MTMETIITFASISILLVISPGPNGVLFLKTVPLYGKKCAMSNLFGIFIATYVHGALSFFGLSAIVLSSSNLFMLVKVTGALYLLYLGLKSLYSLFKKENKLENKLNKPIKKDKKKTYKIFFLEGFLTQILNPKVSMFYLAALPQLINFKTANTIDIFTLVSIHTFTILIWFTAFIFLLGKGSKAFQSVFIKKSIQGLTGVAFVYLSYKILSIESSTK
- a CDS encoding endonuclease MutS2, whose amino-acid sequence is MQEILKKLDLHDYIESFSKYLARQKSIILEGDINLHHKLIKELEKFDVKAPNDVANLDTALMHIQKQGVLKIDDIIEFTKIIKYFTYLKRFNFDGKLQEWIDKIIIPDEIMAICDYFDDRSKLKNGINEEFDSIKASITANKEQIKQSLYKIINNQKVRSYLVDSQVHYINGEESLLVRGGFNHILKASVIDRSNSGFFYVLPHSVSALKQKQNDLLNKQEEILLKICKQISSLFEKNLMFLKFINKEFDRFDHYQARLFFAKVSDKNFIIPSKKNVNKLVDFCHPALHDPKPISVNFTKSVVMITGVNAGGKTMMLKSILSAVFLSKYLIPYKAHHDTTIGNFKSINAVLDDPQSVKNDISTFAGRMQEFSKLFTSKNAIVGVDEIELGTDSDEAASLFKVIIEELIKKDIKIIITTHHKRLAALMASNDEVELIAALYDEANRKPTYEFLQGTIGRSYAFETASRYGIPNNVVKKAKEVYGDDKDKLNELIERSSELEKEYKLKIEKLNGEISKMEKLSKNLEEQKETLDEHIYSEKSKLHKEYKDARDEAKKAIKAKLVGESHQHLNIAHKKASEIKTTKVQDPVELKIGDRVKYRSTKGTLVSIKGTKAFIENDMGMKVQVKLNDLHKSGNPPKLKKKPIKATVTIQKPSSGHVKLDLHGQRSDEAIGNLDKFLSDALIAGFDEVLVYHGIGTGKLSYAVKQFLDTHPRVVGYTDAHPSQGGFGAKVIKL
- a CDS encoding DUF6858 family protein: MNKLQKKIFKDKYHISEVEFKKEELIFKSVDEIINELKLKIDAHPIIAFIAIFDHYTHTLSLKMGKIDPKIKNAKNIIFCFGKEIPSPEVLAVRPRSIGVCELEDSYIINYLQAPNKNVNNTIEDFIKSLNK